One genomic region from Terriglobus aquaticus encodes:
- a CDS encoding GumC family protein: MDSSESTLHTAAPPTPRGSQVRVTHLYSADVPQPSSAEDPGLIGVLDLLKPIIRRRWLLLVCTLVGLLAGMLWTLRKGDYVAFTTVLPPQSSVTSSLLGQIGGLANLVGGAGLSGGHGSNDLYVSLLQTPSVQDAVVRRFHLQQVYGAPTPFVARIIFAQHTTVDGFGRDGMIRIFFNDAKDPKRAAAVANGYVEEFMKFMSHLAVSEAGQRRAFFEQQMDEEKDKLADAEEAMRKLEQKTGALQLDAQTRMLLDTTTGLRAQVTAKQVEIQSIRSYAGPDNINLQRAEHELAALQAQLAKVTSAGDPTEAAALSHNALPQTALENIRAQREVKSHEAILGILSNQYEAARLDEAREGGALQVVEPATPPEGRTSVPSSRKILIGSLVGLFLGLTYVMLAYAWERLKANRMFAGKLNELSDVYARGE; encoded by the coding sequence ATGGATAGTTCCGAATCCACCTTGCATACCGCAGCGCCGCCGACCCCGAGAGGCAGCCAGGTGCGGGTCACGCACCTCTATTCAGCGGATGTGCCGCAGCCATCGTCCGCCGAAGATCCTGGCCTGATCGGCGTGTTGGACCTGCTGAAGCCAATCATTCGCAGACGTTGGCTGCTGCTGGTGTGCACGCTCGTCGGTCTGCTCGCGGGCATGCTGTGGACGCTGCGCAAGGGCGATTATGTGGCCTTCACAACCGTTTTGCCGCCGCAGTCTTCTGTGACGAGCAGCCTGCTTGGTCAGATTGGCGGCCTGGCGAACCTTGTAGGCGGAGCCGGCCTCTCCGGCGGACACGGTAGCAACGACCTCTATGTGTCGCTGCTGCAGACGCCCTCCGTGCAGGATGCCGTGGTGCGTCGCTTTCATCTGCAGCAGGTCTATGGCGCGCCCACGCCGTTCGTGGCGCGCATCATCTTCGCCCAGCACACGACAGTCGACGGCTTTGGGCGTGATGGCATGATCCGTATCTTCTTCAACGATGCGAAAGATCCGAAACGCGCTGCCGCGGTCGCCAACGGCTACGTCGAGGAGTTCATGAAGTTCATGAGCCATCTCGCAGTCAGCGAGGCAGGTCAGCGCCGGGCGTTCTTTGAGCAGCAGATGGATGAGGAGAAGGACAAGCTCGCCGATGCGGAAGAGGCGATGCGCAAGCTGGAGCAGAAGACCGGAGCGCTTCAACTGGATGCGCAAACCCGCATGCTGCTGGACACCACGACCGGCCTGAGAGCCCAAGTGACGGCGAAGCAGGTGGAGATTCAATCCATTCGCTCGTATGCCGGTCCAGACAATATCAATCTGCAGCGGGCAGAGCATGAATTGGCAGCGCTACAGGCGCAACTCGCCAAGGTCACGAGTGCGGGCGATCCAACTGAAGCTGCGGCTCTGTCGCACAACGCTCTGCCGCAAACGGCGCTGGAAAATATCCGCGCTCAACGTGAGGTGAAGTCTCACGAGGCGATCCTGGGCATTCTCTCGAACCAGTACGAAGCGGCTCGCCTGGATGAAGCGCGCGAAGGTGGCGCGCTGCAGGTGGTGGAGCCCGCGACACCGCCCGAGGGACGAACCTCAGTACCCTCAAGCCGGAAGATCCTGATTGGAAGTCTGGTTGGTTTGTTTCTGGGGCTCACCTACGTGATGCTCGCTTACGCCTGGGAGCGGTTGAAGGCAAACCGGATGTTCGCGGGCAAGCTGAACGAACTGAGCGATGTCTACGCCAGGGGCGAGTGA
- a CDS encoding glycosyltransferase family 2 protein: protein MSTPGASESPRTAIILLNWNGWRDTLACLESLLGSDRQGFVAIVCDNGSSDDSWEQISRWGRQRLGDRFSAWSLGEQWKPDQQIVLIQTGANLGFAGGCNIGIRFALQQTPCEYLWLLNNDTEVAPNSLSEQVRRMERDRGLGLLGSTLIHDAPSRPVQCFGGYGFNFWTGRVRPFPFPLDASHPPSVPEVEQRLRYVSGASTFATRAFVEAVGLLNEQYFLYFEEIDWAVRGKGFRLSYCPESVVLHKEGRAIGSAASSAQRSEQSELWLTRNRVLFTRTYFPLRLPVAIAWMLVVALIRGLKHGPSHARLLLRGVWNGLKAPIRPLPTMNEWPAETLQAANRQALPVDGAQPAVRT from the coding sequence ATGTCTACGCCAGGGGCGAGTGAGTCTCCGCGAACCGCCATCATCCTGCTCAACTGGAACGGTTGGCGCGACACTCTCGCATGCCTGGAATCGCTTCTCGGGAGCGATCGCCAGGGCTTCGTTGCGATCGTGTGTGACAACGGGTCCAGTGACGATTCGTGGGAACAAATCAGCCGGTGGGGCAGGCAGAGGCTAGGTGACCGCTTTAGCGCTTGGTCCCTTGGGGAACAGTGGAAGCCGGATCAGCAGATTGTGCTGATCCAGACCGGGGCCAATCTTGGTTTCGCTGGCGGATGCAACATCGGCATCCGGTTTGCGCTCCAGCAGACTCCGTGTGAGTATCTGTGGCTCCTGAACAACGACACGGAAGTCGCGCCAAATAGTCTGTCGGAACAGGTGCGCCGCATGGAGCGGGATCGCGGTCTCGGTTTACTTGGATCGACGCTGATCCATGACGCGCCGTCGCGCCCGGTGCAGTGCTTCGGCGGGTACGGTTTCAATTTCTGGACGGGGCGTGTGCGGCCCTTTCCCTTTCCGCTGGATGCATCGCATCCACCCAGCGTGCCGGAGGTGGAACAGCGGCTGCGCTACGTGAGTGGAGCTTCCACCTTTGCCACGCGTGCATTTGTGGAGGCGGTGGGTCTGCTGAACGAACAATACTTTCTGTATTTCGAAGAGATTGATTGGGCGGTGCGCGGCAAGGGCTTTCGGCTGAGTTACTGCCCTGAAAGCGTCGTTCTCCACAAGGAAGGCCGGGCCATTGGGTCGGCAGCATCATCGGCCCAGCGCAGCGAACAGTCGGAACTCTGGCTGACGCGCAACCGCGTCCTGTTTACGCGGACGTACTTTCCGTTGCGGCTGCCAGTCGCGATCGCATGGATGCTGGTGGTTGCCCTGATCCGCGGCTTGAAGCACGGCCCGAGTCACGCACGGCTGCTGCTGCGTGGCGTGTGGAACGGCCTGAAAGCGCCCATCCGCCCGCTGCCGACGATGAACGAGTGGCCCGCGGAAACGCTGCAAGCGGCTAACAGGCAAGCACTGCCTGTCGACGGTGCTCAGCCTGCGGTTCGCACGTGA
- a CDS encoding glycosyltransferase, with amino-acid sequence MPRPLLVVVMPSLRISGGNKEVVRLVQELLEQGGTDAVIACMWKHPHEVETNGIPVIHLSDTIPVRGSALGQLPGIALGFRRLIRRLQTGAHGQLHLLLGHYSTYLAVFLAPLLPRICFNQDMEWLFVRQGWKRSLLKRAILLTNRRSCVVTTNEFVTESYRANGVQPFGEASIWAEPRWLATSVSANRHIDVLMLLRGSGIKRLDLAREALSLFQARTRLRVAVITPDTAIADSISGDLAQVFLRPSDDDMEAIFARSRVFLLLSDVEGFGLPPLEAMGSGCVPVCRDSGGVRCYMHGEFHELLFPLDRPVEEIVDAVAERVRSGSLPTSAAAQQAFRDGLQASRASREDCLRRLHQMLCGPPTD; translated from the coding sequence TTGCCTCGTCCTCTGCTCGTTGTCGTTATGCCGTCGCTCCGCATCTCTGGTGGAAACAAAGAGGTGGTGCGTCTGGTTCAGGAGTTGCTGGAGCAGGGAGGCACGGATGCAGTAATCGCCTGCATGTGGAAGCATCCGCATGAGGTGGAGACAAACGGCATTCCCGTGATCCACCTGTCGGATACCATCCCGGTTCGGGGAAGCGCGCTGGGGCAGTTACCGGGAATCGCTCTTGGATTTCGCCGACTGATCCGGCGATTGCAGACCGGAGCACATGGGCAACTCCATCTTCTGCTGGGGCACTACTCAACCTATCTGGCGGTGTTCCTCGCTCCGCTGCTCCCGCGCATCTGCTTCAACCAGGACATGGAGTGGCTGTTTGTGCGGCAGGGCTGGAAGCGTTCCCTGCTGAAGCGTGCCATCCTGCTGACGAACCGTAGATCGTGCGTGGTTACAACGAATGAATTCGTCACCGAGAGCTACCGTGCCAACGGTGTTCAGCCATTTGGCGAAGCTTCCATCTGGGCAGAGCCGCGATGGCTGGCAACATCGGTTTCGGCGAATCGTCATATCGACGTACTGATGCTGCTGCGCGGCAGCGGGATCAAGCGGCTGGACCTGGCGCGCGAAGCGCTGAGCCTGTTTCAGGCGAGAACGCGGTTGCGTGTAGCGGTGATCACTCCCGATACTGCGATCGCGGACAGCATCTCAGGCGATCTTGCCCAGGTGTTCCTTCGTCCCAGCGATGACGACATGGAGGCGATCTTTGCCCGGTCGCGCGTGTTCTTGCTGCTGAGCGATGTGGAAGGATTCGGCCTGCCGCCGCTGGAGGCCATGGGAAGCGGATGCGTTCCCGTGTGCCGTGATTCGGGCGGGGTTCGCTGCTACATGCACGGGGAGTTCCACGAGCTGTTGTTTCCGCTTGATCGGCCTGTTGAGGAGATTGTGGATGCGGTGGCGGAGCGCGTCCGAAGCGGAAGTCTGCCCACCAGCGCAGCGGCGCAGCAGGCATTCCGGGACGGTTTGCAGGCAAGCCGCGCAAGCCGCGAGGACTGCCTCCGCAGGCTGCACCAGATGCTCTGCGGCCCGCCTACAGACTAG
- a CDS encoding SLBB domain-containing protein, with protein sequence MSARFPALISLSALRVSTSPRAAAGALSVCAALLLTAPATMAGQSGSYQDPNQTQNQTDQSNSQQTVNCDANGCPSTSSTTTNGTQDSQNGSNTSGTSTTSGVNQSTSGNNRNNTTGTGTPQSSTTRQTQQTNAAPNDPNRIGASQTVTPPPPTDFELYVQSSTGRALRIFGLDYFRNRSALDLSTTSSDMAAPADFVVGPNDQVRVRTSGAVSLDVLTTVDRNGFIFLPQVGTIQVAGLQLSEVQSAVRTAMDRQYRNYDLTVTLGQLRSIQVFLLGEAQQPGLHTVSALSTLVNALFASGGPSPTGSLRDIQLKRDGKTITHLDLYSLLLSGDKSGDVRLQPGDILYIPPAGPQAAVDGDVNKPAIFELRGPTSVDQLLSYAGGLTAVAATDRASLDRIVDHARREVQDFPLTGAQKLIPVQGGDVLRIFPISPRFDKAVTLRGNVGQPGRYSWREGMRVADLIPSRQFLITRRYYNEQNALTPAQPTRPFSVVQDGTALDPNPLQGPRSTAISQAEAAASATAPVVSAATIAPQKDLGNHETEINWNYAVIERLDQKTLKTDLIPFALGEAIDDPASPENKTLQPGDVVTVYSRDDINLPTELRARFVRVDGEVMRPGIYRLEGNETLRDLVARAGGVAPHGYLYAAQFTRESVRIAQDAKIQQYVSQAARDVLSPANQQAQPDGSGGNLELRRAYVAALSRIRATGRITLQIKPGATTLGDVPELQLQDGDRLFVPPQPTTVDVLGNVFNAGSLLYSKDATVHHYLKLAGDKTRTGDKGQEFLLRADGTVLSRDTHSRFDRLIIYPGDTVIVPPKLKTPFNIYQLIGLTQSFGNLAFTAVALGLFN encoded by the coding sequence ATGTCTGCCCGGTTTCCCGCACTGATCTCCCTCTCTGCCCTTCGCGTCTCCACTTCGCCTAGAGCGGCCGCCGGCGCTTTGTCGGTCTGCGCTGCCCTGCTGCTTACCGCACCCGCGACCATGGCAGGACAGAGCGGAAGCTACCAGGATCCGAACCAGACTCAAAACCAGACTGACCAGTCCAACTCGCAACAAACCGTCAACTGTGACGCGAACGGGTGCCCCAGCACGTCCTCGACAACAACGAATGGGACGCAGGATAGTCAGAATGGCAGCAACACGTCGGGCACGAGCACGACATCAGGCGTAAACCAGTCCACCAGCGGGAACAACCGCAATAACACCACTGGCACCGGGACACCGCAAAGTTCCACAACCCGGCAGACACAGCAGACTAACGCCGCACCCAACGATCCCAATCGCATCGGGGCCTCGCAGACCGTCACACCGCCCCCGCCCACCGACTTCGAACTCTACGTACAGTCCTCCACCGGTCGCGCCCTGCGGATCTTTGGTCTGGATTACTTCCGGAACCGGTCAGCTTTAGACCTGTCCACCACCAGCAGTGACATGGCGGCACCGGCGGACTTCGTGGTCGGCCCGAATGACCAGGTTCGCGTGCGCACCTCGGGCGCGGTTTCGCTGGATGTTCTGACGACCGTAGACCGCAACGGCTTCATCTTCCTGCCACAGGTCGGGACGATCCAAGTGGCTGGCCTGCAGCTCAGCGAAGTTCAATCGGCCGTTCGCACGGCGATGGACCGTCAATATCGCAATTACGACCTGACGGTCACCTTAGGGCAGCTTCGCTCTATTCAGGTCTTCCTTCTTGGCGAGGCGCAACAACCCGGCCTGCACACGGTCAGCGCTCTTAGCACGCTGGTGAATGCCCTGTTCGCCTCAGGTGGACCCTCGCCAACCGGCAGCTTGCGCGACATCCAACTGAAGCGGGATGGAAAAACCATCACGCATCTCGACCTCTATAGCCTGCTGCTGAGCGGTGACAAGAGCGGCGACGTCCGTCTGCAACCCGGCGACATCCTCTACATCCCACCCGCTGGGCCACAAGCCGCGGTTGATGGCGACGTAAACAAGCCCGCCATCTTTGAACTGCGTGGGCCGACTTCGGTCGACCAACTACTTTCCTATGCCGGCGGGCTTACCGCTGTTGCAGCGACAGATCGCGCCTCGCTGGACCGCATAGTGGATCACGCGCGTCGCGAGGTTCAGGATTTCCCCCTCACCGGCGCACAGAAGCTGATTCCCGTGCAGGGTGGTGACGTGCTCCGCATCTTCCCAATCTCACCGCGGTTCGATAAAGCGGTAACGCTGCGCGGCAATGTGGGTCAGCCGGGCCGGTACTCGTGGCGGGAAGGCATGCGCGTAGCCGACCTGATCCCGTCACGCCAGTTCCTGATCACGCGGCGCTACTACAACGAGCAGAACGCGCTGACGCCGGCGCAGCCGACACGACCCTTCTCTGTCGTGCAGGATGGGACGGCGCTTGACCCAAACCCCTTGCAGGGTCCACGCAGCACCGCGATCTCGCAGGCCGAAGCAGCCGCCTCCGCGACCGCTCCGGTGGTTAGTGCTGCGACGATCGCGCCTCAGAAGGACCTCGGCAACCACGAGACCGAAATCAACTGGAATTATGCAGTCATCGAACGGCTCGATCAGAAAACGCTCAAGACCGACCTGATTCCATTTGCGCTTGGCGAAGCCATCGACGACCCAGCCTCGCCCGAGAACAAGACCCTTCAACCTGGCGATGTGGTCACGGTGTACTCACGCGATGACATCAACTTGCCGACCGAGCTGCGTGCCCGTTTCGTCCGCGTCGACGGCGAAGTCATGCGTCCGGGTATCTATCGCCTGGAAGGCAATGAGACCCTGCGAGACCTGGTGGCGCGAGCCGGTGGCGTTGCTCCGCATGGCTACCTGTACGCCGCACAGTTCACGCGCGAAAGCGTGCGAATCGCACAGGATGCGAAGATTCAGCAATACGTCTCCCAGGCCGCGCGGGATGTCCTGTCTCCCGCCAACCAGCAGGCGCAGCCGGATGGGAGTGGGGGCAACCTGGAGTTGCGTCGTGCCTACGTCGCAGCACTCAGCCGGATCCGCGCCACCGGGCGCATCACGCTCCAGATCAAGCCAGGAGCGACAACGCTCGGGGATGTTCCTGAATTGCAGCTACAAGATGGCGATCGTCTGTTCGTGCCGCCACAGCCCACCACGGTAGACGTGCTTGGCAACGTCTTCAATGCGGGCTCGCTGCTCTACTCCAAGGACGCCACGGTGCATCACTACCTGAAGCTGGCGGGCGACAAGACGCGTACGGGCGACAAGGGCCAGGAGTTCTTGTTGCGGGCCGATGGTACGGTGCTGAGCCGGGACACCCACTCCCGCTTCGATCGTCTCATCATCTACCCAGGCGACACCGTCATCGTGCCGCCCAAGCTGAAGACGCCGTTCAACATCTACCAACTCATTGGCCTTACGCAGTCGTTCGGCAATCTCGCGTTTACCGCAGTGGCGCTCGGTCTCTTCAACTAA
- a CDS encoding pentapeptide repeat-containing protein, whose product MAPLELLLHFAENADAELAVFDGADASPEALTAASAPIEVTDAAHGGLDLHGRNLSGASLRSANLSQANLTGADLSDAACAGIDLTCARLEAAQLARTDLAGATLTTVSAGEASFCEALLEDAVMTGAQLRFADFGNAILDGADLSRADLWGAKLRNTAADRALFRNARLDESSLAGADLAGADFSGATLRRTDLSHARMQNVNLRDAVLEGANLTGANLSGASLPNLSLSNCNLANVRFAGAWLDRTRMRARQLGGHVGEEAAGDLQAAIDSYIVLERNFESLGITDDASWAYLRRRRVGRRLHAAQAAACWKQQQRRSAVVHGFRWLGDVMAEWLCDYGESLYRVARAFLVILITFAAVYWLTGSLRPRESSTALHPFTLVNYLLFSLDSMTTVGTSEVALRPAGELGTLLSSLQTVLGTVLLGLFGFVLGARIRK is encoded by the coding sequence ATGGCTCCACTCGAACTGCTGCTGCACTTCGCCGAGAACGCCGATGCCGAGCTCGCGGTGTTTGACGGGGCGGACGCCTCGCCGGAGGCCCTGACCGCTGCTTCCGCGCCCATCGAAGTGACCGACGCCGCACATGGTGGGCTCGACCTGCACGGGCGCAACCTAAGCGGCGCGAGTCTCCGCTCGGCCAATCTGTCGCAAGCTAACCTAACCGGGGCAGACCTGTCGGACGCCGCTTGCGCCGGCATCGATCTGACCTGCGCCCGGTTGGAGGCCGCGCAGCTTGCGCGCACGGACCTCGCAGGCGCGACCCTGACCACCGTCAGCGCCGGCGAAGCGAGTTTCTGCGAAGCACTGCTGGAAGACGCCGTGATGACGGGAGCCCAGCTGCGCTTCGCCGACTTCGGCAATGCCATCCTGGACGGTGCGGACCTGTCGCGCGCCGATCTGTGGGGTGCAAAGCTGCGTAACACCGCCGCAGATCGAGCACTGTTTCGCAACGCCCGACTGGACGAAAGCAGCCTGGCCGGTGCCGACCTGGCGGGTGCCGATTTTTCAGGCGCAACGCTTCGGCGGACTGACCTGTCGCACGCCCGCATGCAGAATGTGAACCTGCGCGACGCGGTACTGGAGGGCGCGAATCTGACGGGTGCCAACCTGAGCGGCGCCAGCCTGCCAAACCTGTCGCTCAGCAATTGCAACCTGGCCAACGTTCGATTTGCCGGTGCCTGGCTCGATCGCACCCGCATGCGCGCCCGGCAGTTGGGCGGCCATGTGGGCGAAGAAGCCGCGGGCGACCTACAAGCCGCCATCGATAGCTATATCGTGCTAGAGCGCAACTTCGAGTCGCTCGGTATCACGGATGACGCAAGCTGGGCGTACCTTCGGCGGCGTCGCGTCGGCCGCAGGTTGCACGCGGCCCAGGCGGCCGCCTGCTGGAAGCAGCAACAGCGAAGGTCGGCGGTCGTGCACGGGTTCCGCTGGCTCGGCGACGTAATGGCCGAGTGGCTTTGCGATTACGGCGAGAGCTTGTATCGGGTCGCCCGCGCCTTCTTAGTCATCCTAATCACGTTCGCCGCGGTGTACTGGCTGACCGGCAGTCTGCGGCCGCGCGAGAGTTCCACGGCGCTGCACCCTTTTACCCTGGTCAACTATCTGCTGTTCAGCCTCGACTCGATGACCACGGTCGGGACCTCGGAGGTCGCTCTCCGTCCCGCGGGTGAGCTGGGTACCCTCCTGTCCAGCTTGCAGACGGTGCTTGGAACGGTCCTGCTCGGCCTCTTCGGGTTCGTTCTGGGCGCTCGAATTCGAAAGTAA
- a CDS encoding response regulator transcription factor → MMRLLIVEDHEELWDFLSRRLQRRGFEVAVAKDGQEGLDKARELHPDVMLLDMNLPIVDGWTIARTLKSEPDTAGIPIIALTAHAMSGDKQKALDAGCNDYHPKPVVFAQLLAQIEAITGSTHASKESA, encoded by the coding sequence ATGATGCGATTGTTGATCGTGGAAGATCATGAAGAACTTTGGGATTTCCTCTCCCGCAGGCTCCAGCGGCGTGGTTTCGAAGTAGCTGTAGCCAAGGACGGACAGGAAGGTCTCGACAAGGCTCGCGAACTGCATCCGGACGTCATGCTGCTGGACATGAACCTTCCCATCGTGGATGGATGGACGATCGCACGGACCCTGAAATCCGAACCGGATACCGCGGGCATCCCGATCATCGCGTTGACGGCACACGCCATGTCTGGCGACAAGCAGAAGGCGCTCGATGCCGGATGCAACGACTACCATCCGAAGCCGGTGGTGTTTGCACAACTGCTGGCACAGATCGAGGCAATCACAGGTAGCACCCACGCTTCGAAAGAGTCGGCTTAG
- a CDS encoding response regulator — protein sequence MPNRRRDQSGRLARALSVIAGLGLVVGAVAAILFSVLVATTRADIARSNRILLVGSELLSDMKDLETGERGYVITADPNYLAPYYASESVLDSELARLEIPDAQRAPLTREVTAKRAFAREVIDSINQNGEQSARALILSGRDKMLMDQVRTTVHTIQNNASEDITRKERRQSRWSPVLQLIGAVGFSVAFLAVLTLAILRRRAERASIALLSRVMDNAPIGLGLIDNEYRVIQMNPALVSITGHSGETVIGQNVWRIFGDLEPQLGPALRETLQDGTTRASLQVQSGKAETGQRVFQVGFFPLPSDNRKVLRSGAGIVLTDITEEKRAEQRVAESESRFRTLVESSAAIIWTTTPDGRLREGQGSWQRFTGQPVEEYRGTGWLNAVHPDDRPEALQAWRAAVETKTDFDTEYRLRRSDGQWRSMHVCGVPVLDENGEIREWVGTNTDITERNQAQEELRMAKEAAESANRAKSQFLANMSHELRTPLSAVIGYSELLEEEMEDSGGTANLDDVRKIQSNARHLLALINDVLDLSKIEADRMTVYPEDFNAYEILGSVRDTMSGLVEQKANRLLLDAPADLGVMHTDLVKLRQCLFNLIGNAAKFTENGTITLKAERKGDDVLFSVIDSGIGMTEEQTSRLFERFQQADESTTRKFGGTGLGLAITRAFCRLMGGDITVSSVYGSGSTFTMRIPAILPQQNLQAEADAPAAHVEDDKQIVLVVDDDPAQRELLKRFLEREGFGVRTAADGKTGVELARSLQPRAILLDVMMPQMDGWSVLSAIKSDPETERIPVVMVSFVNEPGLSEYLGAAETVQKPVEWSRLKSVMERFRGETGDVLVVDDDEDTRRRLRTVFERDGWTVSTAENGLKALETVTHTPPRVILLDLTMPVMDGFDFLHELRLRPGCADIPVVVYTARLLDAAERKQLESADRVLVKGETDMRQLTGTLRALAPAGDHHASHPQHDEPK from the coding sequence ATGCCGAACCGCCGCCGCGACCAGTCGGGCCGCCTTGCCCGCGCACTCAGCGTCATCGCGGGCCTCGGCCTTGTGGTCGGTGCCGTTGCAGCCATCCTGTTTTCTGTGCTGGTGGCCACCACGCGCGCAGACATCGCTCGCAGCAACCGCATCCTCCTGGTGGGCAGCGAACTGCTCTCGGACATGAAGGACCTGGAGACCGGCGAGCGCGGGTACGTCATCACCGCGGACCCGAATTACCTGGCTCCGTATTACGCGAGCGAAAGCGTCCTGGACAGCGAGCTTGCACGGCTGGAAATCCCCGATGCGCAGCGCGCCCCGCTTACACGCGAGGTCACCGCAAAGCGGGCTTTCGCTCGCGAGGTGATCGACTCGATCAATCAAAACGGCGAGCAGAGCGCGCGTGCGCTCATTCTTTCCGGCCGTGACAAGATGCTGATGGATCAGGTGCGAACCACCGTCCACACCATCCAGAACAACGCCAGCGAAGACATCACTCGGAAAGAACGGAGGCAGTCCCGCTGGTCGCCGGTGCTGCAGCTGATCGGCGCCGTCGGCTTCAGTGTCGCCTTCCTCGCGGTGCTCACCCTGGCTATCCTGCGCCGCCGGGCGGAGCGCGCCAGCATTGCCCTGCTTAGCCGCGTGATGGACAACGCGCCCATCGGCCTGGGCCTGATCGACAACGAGTATCGCGTCATCCAGATGAATCCCGCGCTGGTGAGCATCACTGGACACTCCGGCGAAACCGTCATCGGTCAGAACGTGTGGCGCATCTTCGGAGATCTGGAACCGCAGCTCGGGCCAGCGCTGCGCGAAACATTGCAGGATGGGACTACGCGCGCCAGCCTGCAGGTGCAAAGCGGCAAAGCGGAGACCGGTCAGCGAGTTTTTCAGGTCGGGTTCTTCCCTCTTCCTTCCGATAACCGAAAGGTTCTGCGCTCCGGCGCCGGCATTGTGCTAACGGACATCACGGAAGAGAAGCGCGCCGAGCAGCGGGTGGCGGAAAGCGAATCGCGCTTCCGCACGCTGGTGGAGAGCAGTGCCGCTATCATTTGGACCACCACACCGGATGGTCGGTTGCGGGAAGGCCAAGGCTCATGGCAACGCTTCACCGGACAGCCGGTGGAAGAGTACCGCGGCACCGGGTGGCTCAACGCGGTTCATCCGGATGACCGCCCGGAGGCGTTGCAGGCCTGGCGGGCCGCCGTGGAAACCAAAACCGACTTCGATACGGAGTACCGGCTCCGCCGTTCCGACGGGCAGTGGCGCAGCATGCACGTGTGCGGCGTCCCTGTGCTGGATGAGAACGGCGAAATCCGGGAATGGGTCGGCACCAACACCGACATCACGGAACGCAACCAGGCGCAGGAAGAACTGCGCATGGCAAAGGAAGCGGCCGAGTCAGCGAACCGGGCCAAGAGCCAGTTCCTGGCGAACATGAGTCACGAACTCAGGACGCCGCTCTCTGCCGTGATCGGTTACAGCGAGCTGCTGGAAGAAGAGATGGAGGACTCCGGCGGCACGGCAAATCTCGATGACGTGCGCAAGATCCAGTCAAACGCCCGGCACCTGCTCGCCCTGATCAACGATGTTCTGGATCTTTCGAAGATCGAAGCCGACCGCATGACGGTGTACCCGGAGGACTTCAACGCATACGAGATCCTCGGCAGTGTTCGCGACACGATGAGCGGACTGGTCGAGCAGAAGGCGAACCGCCTCCTGCTGGACGCTCCGGCCGATCTGGGGGTCATGCACACGGACCTGGTGAAGCTCCGCCAATGCCTCTTCAACCTGATCGGCAATGCGGCCAAGTTCACCGAAAACGGGACGATCACACTGAAAGCCGAGCGCAAGGGCGACGACGTGCTCTTCAGCGTCATCGACAGTGGAATCGGCATGACCGAGGAACAGACGAGCCGCCTGTTCGAACGCTTTCAGCAGGCCGACGAATCCACCACACGCAAGTTTGGCGGCACGGGGCTGGGACTGGCGATCACACGCGCCTTTTGCCGGCTGATGGGTGGCGACATCACCGTTTCGAGCGTGTACGGTTCCGGGTCGACCTTCACCATGCGGATACCCGCGATACTTCCTCAGCAAAATCTTCAAGCCGAGGCCGACGCGCCCGCCGCGCATGTTGAGGATGACAAGCAGATCGTCCTGGTGGTGGACGACGACCCGGCCCAACGAGAGTTGCTGAAGCGCTTCCTGGAGCGCGAGGGCTTCGGTGTGCGGACTGCCGCGGACGGAAAAACCGGGGTAGAGCTCGCCCGTTCCCTGCAGCCGCGGGCCATCCTGCTCGACGTGATGATGCCGCAGATGGATGGCTGGTCCGTTTTGTCCGCGATCAAGAGCGACCCGGAAACGGAGCGCATCCCCGTCGTCATGGTCTCGTTTGTGAACGAGCCGGGCTTGAGCGAATACCTGGGTGCGGCTGAGACCGTGCAGAAGCCCGTGGAGTGGAGCCGGCTGAAGTCCGTGATGGAGCGCTTCCGCGGCGAGACGGGCGACGTGCTGGTGGTCGACGACGACGAAGACACCCGGCGCCGCCTCAGGACCGTATTTGAACGCGATGGCTGGACTGTGAGCACCGCGGAGAACGGCTTGAAAGCTCTGGAGACCGTCACTCACACGCCGCCCCGGGTCATCCTGCTGGATCTGACGATGCCCGTGATGGATGGCTTCGACTTTCTGCATGAGTTGCGGTTGCGCCCCGGCTGTGCGGACATCCCGGTCGTCGTCTACACCGCCAGGCTGCTGGATGCGGCGGAGCGCAAGCAGTTGGAAAGCGCAGACCGCGTACTGGTGAAGGGCGAAACAGACATGCGCCAGTTGACCGGAACTCTCCGCGCCCTGGCTCCCGCAGGCGATCATCACGCTTCGCACCCGCAGCACGACGAACCGAAATGA